One Qipengyuania gaetbuli genomic region harbors:
- a CDS encoding acyl-CoA ligase (AMP-forming), exosortase A system-associated, which yields MTTGNPLPGPSTPDPTPYPLDQLAERGDAQARALVLKDRVLSFAELREQVSLLAGWLAGQCEAGSRVASWAAKGELTCLLPLAAARAGLVHVPINPLLKRAQVAHILADSGACLLMGTKARLQTLEDGDLPAGCQAVDEAEVFASAEATAARLKPSDSDPDALAAILYTSGSTGKPKGVMLSHANLWLGAVSVADYLGMSSDDVTLAVLPLSFDYGQNQLLSTWYAGGCVVPLDYLFPRDVAKACARHGVTTLAAVPPLWVQLTEMEWPAEALASMRRLTNSGGALTVELVRDLRALFPEARLFPMYGLTEAFRSTYLDPDLVDSHPTSMGKAIPFAEILVIDDEGAVADPEEEGELVHCGPLVAQGYWQDAARTAERFRPAPDASTYGGTAVWSGDRVRRDAEGLLHFVGRRDAMIKSAGNRISPQEVESAALASGLVAEAVAIGVPDMQLGHAIHLVVRAAADASDNTEAELRRALARELPNFMQPHVYHWRETMPLNPNGKIDRTRLEQEIGA from the coding sequence ATGACCACCGGTAATCCCTTGCCCGGACCTTCCACGCCTGATCCCACGCCCTATCCGCTCGATCAACTGGCGGAACGCGGCGATGCACAGGCGCGCGCCCTGGTGCTCAAGGACCGTGTGCTGAGTTTTGCCGAACTTCGCGAGCAGGTCTCGCTGCTGGCCGGGTGGCTGGCCGGCCAGTGCGAGGCGGGTTCGCGGGTTGCAAGCTGGGCGGCAAAGGGGGAACTGACCTGCCTCCTGCCGCTGGCGGCTGCACGGGCGGGGCTTGTCCACGTGCCGATAAATCCGCTGCTGAAGCGCGCGCAGGTGGCGCATATCCTGGCCGATAGCGGCGCGTGCCTCCTCATGGGCACCAAAGCCCGGCTCCAGACGCTGGAGGACGGCGATCTTCCCGCAGGGTGCCAGGCGGTCGACGAAGCCGAAGTCTTCGCAAGCGCCGAAGCTACCGCCGCCCGGTTGAAGCCGTCGGACAGCGATCCCGATGCGCTGGCGGCAATTCTTTACACGAGCGGTTCGACGGGCAAGCCCAAGGGCGTCATGCTCAGCCATGCGAACCTCTGGCTGGGTGCCGTCTCGGTGGCCGATTACCTTGGCATGAGCAGCGATGACGTCACGCTTGCAGTCCTGCCGCTCAGTTTCGACTACGGTCAGAACCAGCTGCTTTCCACCTGGTACGCGGGCGGGTGCGTCGTTCCGCTCGATTACCTTTTCCCGCGTGACGTCGCGAAGGCCTGCGCCCGGCACGGCGTCACCACGCTGGCCGCCGTCCCCCCGCTCTGGGTCCAGCTGACCGAGATGGAGTGGCCTGCCGAGGCGCTGGCGTCCATGCGCCGCCTGACTAACAGCGGGGGTGCCCTCACGGTCGAACTGGTACGCGACCTGCGGGCACTGTTCCCCGAAGCGCGGCTGTTCCCGATGTACGGCCTGACCGAGGCATTCCGTTCGACTTATCTGGATCCGGACCTTGTCGACAGCCATCCGACCTCGATGGGCAAGGCGATCCCCTTTGCGGAAATCCTCGTCATCGACGATGAGGGCGCGGTGGCCGACCCGGAAGAAGAGGGCGAACTGGTGCATTGCGGCCCGCTCGTGGCGCAAGGGTACTGGCAGGATGCGGCGCGCACTGCAGAACGGTTCCGGCCTGCGCCGGATGCATCAACCTATGGCGGCACCGCCGTCTGGTCCGGCGACCGTGTCAGGCGGGATGCAGAAGGGTTGCTGCACTTCGTCGGTCGCCGTGACGCCATGATCAAGAGCGCGGGCAACCGGATCAGCCCGCAGGAGGTCGAGAGTGCGGCGCTGGCTTCGGGCCTGGTCGCCGAGGCGGTTGCGATCGGGGTGCCCGACATGCAGCTCGGCCATGCGATCCACCTGGTAGTGCGGGCGGCAGCTGATGCCTCCGATAACACCGAGGCGGAGCTTAGGCGGGCGCTGGCGCGTGAACTGCCCAATTTCATGCAGCCGCATGTCTATCACTGGCGCGAAACGATGCCGCTCAACCCGAATGGCAAGATCGACCGCACAAGGCTCGAGCAGGAGATCGGCGCATGA
- a CDS encoding capsular biosynthesis protein produces MNKPTKITPADKAKDETPPSERASLLERASGAFGLDKLAPAAVPVMLEGDKAKKFATKRKFEEKPALADPPAKRVAEPVVEPAAAPVAQPAPRRAETAAVEFTGTKHEIVRELLREQGLIDPDGGASRLLEEFRIVKRQVLATAKAEGTAASRRVLVCSPHPNEGKTFCALNLALAMASERDGEVLLIDADFGKPSILSKLGLSSETGFMDVLADPSAHVEDYVLGTDVPGLWVLGAGARTGRDSEYLASERTWEVLNRLTRGAPNRMIVFDSPPALAATPASELAKHVGQALLVARADRTGQVALEDAIDLLSACPDIRLLLNDATFSPSGRKFGSYYGYGE; encoded by the coding sequence GTGAACAAGCCCACCAAGATCACGCCCGCCGACAAGGCGAAGGATGAAACGCCTCCGTCCGAACGCGCCTCGCTGCTCGAACGCGCCAGCGGCGCCTTCGGCCTCGACAAGCTGGCTCCGGCTGCGGTTCCGGTCATGCTTGAAGGCGACAAGGCGAAGAAATTCGCCACCAAGCGCAAGTTCGAGGAAAAGCCTGCCCTGGCCGATCCGCCTGCCAAGCGTGTGGCGGAGCCTGTCGTAGAGCCCGCTGCTGCACCTGTTGCCCAGCCAGCCCCGCGCCGCGCGGAAACCGCCGCGGTCGAATTCACCGGAACGAAACACGAAATCGTGCGCGAATTGCTGCGCGAACAGGGCCTGATCGACCCCGATGGCGGGGCATCGCGCCTGCTGGAAGAATTCCGCATCGTCAAACGGCAAGTGTTGGCGACAGCCAAGGCGGAAGGCACGGCTGCCTCGCGCCGCGTGCTCGTCTGCTCGCCGCATCCCAACGAGGGCAAGACCTTCTGCGCCCTGAACCTCGCGCTGGCGATGGCGTCGGAACGCGACGGTGAAGTGCTGCTGATCGACGCCGATTTCGGCAAGCCGTCGATCCTGTCGAAGCTCGGCCTGTCGAGCGAGACCGGCTTCATGGACGTCCTCGCCGATCCGTCCGCCCACGTGGAGGATTACGTTCTCGGCACCGATGTACCCGGCCTCTGGGTGCTGGGCGCCGGCGCGCGCACCGGCCGCGACAGCGAATACCTTGCCAGCGAACGGACGTGGGAAGTGCTCAATCGCCTGACCCGTGGCGCACCGAACCGCATGATCGTGTTCGACAGCCCGCCCGCACTGGCGGCGACGCCCGCGAGCGAGCTTGCCAAGCATGTCGGCCAGGCGCTGCTGGTTGCGCGCGCGGACCGGACCGGACAGGTGGCTCTGGAAGACGCGATCGACCTGCTGTCGGCCTGTCCCGATATCCGCCTGCTGCTCAACGATGCGACCTTCAGCCCGAGCGGCCGCAAGTTCGGCAGCTATTACGGTTACGGGGAGTAA
- a CDS encoding acyl carrier protein, with amino-acid sequence MAETATAEPTGPSRSAIDATLRAILSDVLALDAERVEGFDGDTGLFGHLPELDSMAVATLLTEMEDRLHIIIEDDDVDGEMLETYGGLLAFAEAKTIEG; translated from the coding sequence ATGGCAGAAACCGCCACCGCCGAACCGACCGGACCGAGCCGCAGCGCGATCGATGCGACGCTGCGCGCGATCCTGAGCGATGTCCTCGCGCTCGATGCCGAGCGGGTAGAGGGTTTCGATGGCGACACGGGCCTGTTCGGACACCTGCCGGAACTCGATTCCATGGCCGTGGCAACGCTGCTGACCGAAATGGAAGACCGCCTCCACATCATCATCGAAGACGACGATGTCGACGGCGAAATGCTCGAAACCTACGGCGGCCTCCTCGCTTTCGCCGAAGCGAAAACCATCGAAGGCTGA
- a CDS encoding XrtA system polysaccharide chain length determinant → MQDIIDQFRSALHTVWNRRWIALAVAWGVCLLGWLAVAMIPNSYESRARIFVELDDVLGDELKIAGDGEQAITRVRQTLTSATNLEKIIRSTQLGDKVQTDLEMQNAVEDLSDNIRVSLQQDNLFEITATIGEGSLSDAENAKLAQEVVQQMIDLFREQNIADNRGDVAQTMIFLEQQLEERKKELEAIEQRRLAFEAANPEAVAGAGASAMRLQTMRSEMRNVDADIAAAQSALAAINGQIAGTPRTIVMPGEGGARGALMQAEAQLSGMRARGLTNSHPDVQAQLRQIEALRAQAEREPAGSGGSLNPAYSSLVSIRAERQANVQALQARKVALQSDISALIATQADEPAVAAEASRISRDYEVQKEKYDELLQSRERMRVRGDYETNRSSFQFDVIDPPILPQKPAAPNRPLLLVGVLLSGLLVGAGVAFLLGLLRSSFTTAERLEKALELPVIGTVSRSMTVEATLHEKLRLKQFLAGSGALAGICFLLLVVEIVQVGSVA, encoded by the coding sequence ATGCAGGACATCATCGACCAGTTTCGCAGCGCGCTGCACACGGTCTGGAACCGCCGGTGGATCGCGCTGGCGGTGGCCTGGGGCGTGTGCCTTCTGGGCTGGCTGGCGGTCGCGATGATCCCCAACAGCTACGAAAGCCGGGCGCGCATCTTCGTCGAACTGGACGATGTGCTGGGTGACGAGCTCAAGATCGCAGGCGACGGTGAACAGGCCATCACCCGCGTTCGCCAGACGCTGACCAGCGCGACCAATCTGGAAAAGATCATCCGTTCGACCCAGCTGGGCGACAAGGTGCAGACCGACCTCGAGATGCAGAACGCGGTCGAGGACCTGTCGGACAATATCCGGGTCAGCCTGCAGCAGGACAATCTGTTCGAAATCACTGCGACCATCGGCGAGGGCAGCCTGTCCGATGCGGAGAACGCCAAGCTGGCGCAGGAAGTCGTCCAGCAAATGATCGACCTGTTCCGCGAACAGAACATTGCCGACAACCGCGGCGACGTGGCGCAGACCATGATTTTCCTCGAACAGCAGCTGGAAGAGCGCAAGAAGGAGCTCGAGGCGATCGAACAGCGCCGCCTTGCCTTCGAGGCCGCAAACCCCGAGGCCGTGGCCGGTGCGGGTGCCAGCGCCATGCGGCTCCAGACCATGCGTAGCGAGATGCGCAATGTCGATGCGGACATCGCCGCTGCACAAAGCGCGCTTGCAGCCATAAACGGCCAGATTGCCGGTACGCCGCGCACCATCGTGATGCCGGGCGAGGGCGGTGCACGCGGCGCGCTGATGCAGGCCGAAGCCCAGCTTTCCGGCATGCGTGCGCGCGGCCTCACCAACAGCCATCCCGACGTCCAGGCCCAGTTGCGTCAGATCGAGGCGCTGCGCGCGCAGGCTGAACGTGAACCGGCCGGTTCCGGCGGCTCGCTCAACCCTGCCTATAGTTCGCTGGTCTCGATCCGTGCCGAGCGGCAGGCCAACGTCCAAGCGCTCCAGGCGCGCAAGGTGGCGCTGCAGTCGGATATCTCGGCGCTGATCGCCACGCAGGCGGACGAACCGGCCGTTGCTGCCGAAGCCAGCCGGATCAGCCGTGACTACGAGGTCCAGAAGGAAAAATACGACGAGCTCCTTCAGAGCCGTGAACGTATGCGGGTGCGCGGCGACTACGAGACCAACCGCAGCTCGTTCCAGTTCGACGTGATCGATCCGCCGATCCTGCCGCAAAAGCCTGCCGCACCAAACCGTCCGTTGCTGCTGGTCGGCGTGCTGCTGTCGGGTCTTCTCGTGGGGGCGGGCGTTGCTTTCCTGCTCGGATTGCTGCGGTCCAGCTTCACCACGGCAGAACGGCTGGAAAAGGCGCTCGAACTGCCCGTCATCGGCACCGTTTCGCGCTCGATGACGGTGGAAGCGACGCTGCACGAGAAGCTGCGCCTCAAGCAATTCCTTGCCGGATCGGGCGCGCTGGCAGGCATCTGCTTCCTGCTGCTCGTTGTCGAGATCGTCCAGGTCGGATCGGTGGCTTGA
- a CDS encoding GNAT family N-acetyltransferase — MVITVSYHDTASKLQGVRHDRSGPFDGHEWFELLEQHGWEPVIALAEDALALPLTRVPKGLESLTNWFSFTWAPVGEAGEGAAGQLRALAADLKRRTARVDLSPLAGEDRWLGLLEEAFRTSGWLVFREKCDDNHILQVNGRNFEQYWASRPGQMRSTVQRKLKKVKTKISTQFYALEWQTYQSIYKESWKPTEERADLLEAFARSESERGHYRLGIAFADDEPVAAQFWTIENGTAYIHKLAHLKEAENLSAGTVLTAAMFECAIDTDGATLVDFGTGSDPYKRDWMEECRPRYRLTCLDPRQVAAWPGIAKRLLGRLARG, encoded by the coding sequence GTGGTCATTACGGTCAGCTATCACGACACGGCCAGCAAACTGCAAGGGGTTCGGCACGATCGCTCCGGGCCTTTCGACGGTCATGAGTGGTTCGAACTGCTCGAACAGCATGGCTGGGAGCCTGTGATCGCCCTTGCCGAGGACGCCCTTGCCCTGCCCCTGACGCGTGTGCCGAAAGGGCTGGAGAGCCTGACGAACTGGTTTTCGTTTACCTGGGCTCCGGTCGGTGAAGCGGGAGAGGGGGCAGCCGGTCAGCTTCGTGCGCTGGCAGCAGACCTCAAACGCAGGACCGCCCGTGTCGACTTGAGTCCCCTGGCGGGGGAGGACCGCTGGCTTGGCCTGCTGGAGGAGGCATTCCGCACTTCAGGTTGGCTGGTCTTCCGCGAGAAGTGCGACGACAACCACATCTTGCAGGTGAACGGCCGAAACTTCGAGCAGTACTGGGCGTCGCGTCCGGGCCAGATGCGGTCCACGGTCCAGCGAAAGTTGAAGAAAGTCAAAACCAAGATTTCGACGCAATTCTATGCACTTGAATGGCAAACCTACCAGTCAATATACAAAGAGAGCTGGAAACCGACCGAAGAACGCGCGGACCTGCTCGAAGCCTTCGCGCGCAGCGAAAGCGAAAGAGGGCACTATCGCCTCGGCATCGCTTTTGCCGATGACGAACCGGTGGCGGCACAGTTCTGGACCATCGAGAACGGCACGGCCTACATCCACAAGCTGGCGCATCTCAAAGAGGCGGAAAACCTCTCGGCCGGGACGGTGCTGACCGCCGCGATGTTCGAGTGCGCTATCGACACCGACGGTGCAACATTAGTCGATTTCGGAACCGGCTCCGACCCTTACAAGCGCGACTGGATGGAGGAGTGCCGGCCGCGTTATCGCCTCACCTGCCTCGACCCGCGACAAGTTGCGGCATGGCCTGGCATAGCCAAGCGCCTTCTCGGCCGCCTTGCACGCGGTTGA
- a CDS encoding XrtA/PEP-CTERM system exopolysaccharide export protein, whose product MRSIRSAAIVALACTSLGLGGCATTGADELPPATFVALQEQPGEEYVIGPLDELTIHVWRNPELGAEKIQVRPDGRITIPLVKDLPAVGKTPSMLEKDIAQQLSQYIEEPLVSVIVNEFAGTFSQQIRIVGATEKPASLPYRANMTVLDAMISVGGLSEFAAGNRAKLIRFDKQSGSQKEYALRLADLLRRGDSDANVLLQPGDVIIIPESAF is encoded by the coding sequence ATGCGTTCGATCCGATCTGCCGCTATCGTTGCTCTTGCTTGCACGAGCCTGGGACTGGGCGGCTGCGCCACGACAGGCGCCGACGAGCTACCGCCGGCGACCTTCGTTGCCCTGCAGGAACAGCCGGGCGAGGAATATGTGATCGGCCCGCTCGACGAGCTGACCATCCACGTCTGGCGCAATCCGGAACTGGGTGCGGAAAAGATCCAGGTCCGTCCCGACGGGCGCATCACCATCCCGCTGGTCAAGGACCTGCCTGCCGTCGGCAAGACGCCGTCGATGCTGGAAAAGGACATCGCCCAGCAGCTCAGCCAGTACATCGAGGAACCGCTGGTTTCGGTCATCGTGAACGAGTTCGCGGGTACCTTCAGCCAGCAGATCCGCATCGTCGGCGCCACGGAAAAGCCGGCATCGCTGCCCTACCGCGCGAACATGACGGTGCTCGATGCCATGATCTCGGTCGGCGGCCTCAGCGAATTTGCCGCCGGTAACCGCGCCAAGCTCATCCGGTTCGACAAGCAGTCGGGCTCGCAGAAAGAATATGCGCTGCGCCTAGCCGACCTGCTTCGCCGCGGCGACAGCGATGCCAACGTGCTGCTGCAGCCCGGCGATGTGATCATCATCCCGGAAAGCGCCTTCTAG
- a CDS encoding pyridoxal-dependent decarboxylase, exosortase A system-associated → MKPLGPIPDGFEAIDGELAIAGRKASDLVEAAGASPLFVHSRDLIAARLAMLRKALPERIRVNYAIKANSFSPLLQFISEFVDGLDIASGGELAMLQAIGMEGARISFAGPGKRDTELEAAISAGVTLNLESENEARRALAIAERLGKTPRLAIRVNPDFELKGSGMKMGGGAKPFGVDAERVPALAREIIAAGCDWRGLHIFTGSQALDADAVAETQGNILDLANRIALEAGVTLPKLNMGGGFGIPYFSGDTPLDIEKVGENLSKRLETLPETLSQAEIFVELGRYLVGESGVYLTRILDRKESHGEVYLVTDGGLHHQLAASGNFGTVVRRNYPVAIASRFGAEPEEVANVVGCLCTPLDRLADKAHLPRAEVGDLVAVFCAGAYGASASPAAFLAQGPAAEVLI, encoded by the coding sequence ATGAAGCCGCTTGGCCCCATTCCGGACGGCTTCGAAGCCATCGACGGCGAACTCGCGATTGCGGGCCGCAAGGCTTCCGACCTCGTCGAGGCGGCGGGGGCGAGCCCGCTGTTCGTCCATTCGAGGGATCTCATCGCGGCTCGGCTGGCGATGCTGCGCAAGGCCCTGCCTGAGCGGATTCGTGTAAATTACGCCATAAAAGCCAATAGTTTCTCTCCGCTTCTTCAGTTTATTTCGGAATTTGTCGACGGGCTGGATATCGCCTCTGGGGGCGAACTAGCCATGCTGCAGGCGATCGGCATGGAGGGTGCGCGCATCAGCTTTGCCGGCCCCGGCAAGCGCGACACGGAACTGGAGGCTGCAATTTCGGCAGGTGTCACGCTCAATCTCGAGAGCGAGAACGAGGCGAGAAGGGCGCTGGCGATTGCCGAACGTCTCGGAAAAACGCCTCGCCTCGCAATCAGGGTAAACCCGGATTTCGAACTCAAGGGCTCCGGCATGAAGATGGGAGGCGGCGCAAAGCCGTTCGGCGTCGATGCGGAACGCGTGCCCGCGCTTGCCCGGGAGATTATCGCTGCCGGGTGCGATTGGCGCGGCCTGCATATCTTCACGGGCAGCCAGGCACTCGACGCCGACGCAGTCGCCGAAACGCAGGGCAATATCCTCGACCTCGCCAACAGGATCGCCTTGGAGGCGGGCGTGACCTTGCCGAAGCTGAACATGGGCGGCGGTTTCGGTATCCCCTATTTCAGCGGAGACACGCCCCTCGATATCGAGAAGGTGGGAGAAAATCTGTCCAAGCGTCTGGAAACGCTACCTGAAACTCTTTCCCAGGCGGAGATCTTCGTCGAATTGGGCCGCTATCTTGTGGGCGAGTCAGGTGTTTACCTCACGCGGATCCTCGATCGAAAGGAAAGCCATGGCGAGGTCTATCTCGTCACCGATGGCGGACTCCATCACCAGCTGGCCGCATCGGGCAATTTCGGGACCGTCGTGCGCCGCAATTACCCGGTCGCCATTGCCTCGCGGTTCGGGGCGGAACCCGAAGAGGTCGCCAATGTCGTGGGCTGCCTTTGCACCCCGCTGGACCGTCTTGCCGACAAGGCGCACCTGCCGCGTGCCGAAGTCGGCGATCTGGTCGCGGTATTCTGTGCCGGGGCCTATGGTGCCAGCGCCTCTCCGGCAGCATTTCTCGCCCAGGGACCGGCTGCCGAAGTCCTGATTTGA
- a CDS encoding hydrolase 1, exosortase A system-associated produces the protein MKRLHLAFHCNGLNLAGTLDNAPGTTGLLIVTGGQEPRAGAFGWQARLASEIAASGFPVFRFDRRGIGDSDGEDRGFDKSRADIAAALRSFRALVPQMTRVVGFGNCDGASALMLTEGLGFDALALSNPWAIDEEDGPLPSPARTRARYRAKLTDPGAIWRLLTGKTDIGKLKAGLKQAAKGESGPSRLAQQLQEALGQFDGPVRFLLAQNDRTAQAFADNWSSDERIRQCPGAGHAYAEPDARTWLRSQVLEALRA, from the coding sequence GTGAAGCGGCTTCATCTCGCCTTCCACTGCAACGGTTTGAACCTTGCCGGTACGCTCGACAATGCGCCGGGCACGACGGGCCTGCTGATCGTGACGGGCGGGCAGGAGCCGCGCGCGGGGGCGTTCGGCTGGCAGGCGCGGCTCGCATCAGAAATCGCGGCATCCGGTTTCCCGGTTTTTCGCTTCGACCGGCGGGGGATCGGCGACAGCGACGGCGAGGATCGCGGGTTCGACAAATCGCGCGCCGATATCGCGGCAGCCCTGCGCTCGTTCCGCGCGCTGGTGCCGCAGATGACCCGCGTGGTCGGCTTCGGCAATTGCGATGGCGCCTCCGCCCTGATGCTGACCGAGGGTCTCGGCTTCGATGCGCTGGCCCTGAGCAACCCCTGGGCCATCGACGAAGAGGACGGCCCCCTGCCCTCGCCTGCACGAACCCGGGCGCGTTATCGTGCGAAACTCACCGACCCCGGGGCCATCTGGCGCCTGCTCACCGGCAAGACCGACATCGGAAAGCTCAAGGCTGGCCTGAAGCAAGCGGCGAAGGGCGAGAGCGGGCCTTCGAGGCTGGCGCAGCAGTTGCAGGAGGCTCTCGGGCAGTTCGATGGCCCGGTGCGTTTCCTGCTGGCCCAGAATGACCGCACCGCACAGGCCTTTGCGGACAACTGGTCGAGTGACGAGCGCATCCGGCAGTGTCCGGGCGCCGGACATGCCTATGCCGAACCCGACGCACGCACATGGCTGCGAAGTCAGGTGCTGGAGGCCTTGCGCGCCTAG
- a CDS encoding class I SAM-dependent RNA methyltransferase, protein MTAPETILRIAAKGDGVTASGRHVAGAVTGDVILPDGTVEAGPHHVAPPCRHFGTCGGCQLQHADEEALRRFVTERVVNAAEGQEVAAAEVLPTHLSPPATRRRATLHALRTAKGGAIGFREGRSNRIVDMQECLILDPALFALVAPLRKLVAAHAGRGPVDISLTLADQGVDCAITGIVTEGLAATEAMLDFARDHGLARLSLDQGYGAETVWEPEPATITLAGVAVPLPHGAFLQPTRDGEAVLLADAKEWLAQSATIADLFAGLGTFAFALAGPAKVLAVEAARDAHLACKTAANGRGIPVHAMHRDLFRNPLQAAEISRFSSILLDPPRAGAREQVAQIAASEVSRVAYVSCNPSSWARDAKTLVDAGFRLEKLRPVGQFRWSTHVELTSLFTR, encoded by the coding sequence TTGACTGCGCCCGAAACCATCCTGCGCATTGCCGCCAAGGGCGATGGCGTCACCGCGTCCGGCAGGCACGTTGCGGGCGCCGTCACCGGTGACGTCATCCTGCCCGACGGAACCGTCGAAGCAGGGCCGCACCATGTCGCTCCTCCGTGCCGTCATTTCGGCACTTGCGGGGGCTGCCAGTTGCAGCACGCCGACGAGGAGGCGCTACGCCGTTTCGTGACCGAAAGGGTGGTGAATGCTGCCGAGGGGCAGGAGGTCGCAGCCGCCGAAGTCTTGCCCACACACCTGTCTCCGCCCGCGACCCGTCGCCGCGCGACCCTCCACGCCCTGCGCACTGCCAAGGGCGGAGCAATCGGGTTTCGCGAAGGACGCAGCAACCGCATCGTCGACATGCAGGAATGCCTGATCCTGGACCCGGCACTGTTCGCGCTGGTTGCGCCGCTGCGCAAGCTGGTCGCCGCCCATGCAGGGCGCGGGCCGGTGGACATTTCGCTGACGCTGGCGGACCAGGGCGTGGATTGCGCCATCACGGGCATCGTGACCGAAGGCCTCGCCGCGACCGAGGCAATGCTCGATTTCGCGCGCGACCATGGGCTTGCGCGCTTGTCGCTCGACCAGGGTTACGGTGCTGAAACAGTGTGGGAGCCGGAGCCTGCGACGATCACGCTGGCCGGCGTGGCGGTTCCCTTGCCCCACGGCGCTTTCCTCCAGCCGACGCGCGACGGTGAGGCGGTCCTGCTTGCCGACGCGAAGGAATGGCTGGCGCAGAGTGCGACCATTGCCGACCTGTTCGCTGGTCTCGGTACCTTTGCCTTTGCGCTCGCAGGTCCGGCCAAGGTGCTGGCGGTGGAGGCAGCGCGCGATGCACATCTGGCCTGCAAGACGGCGGCCAATGGGCGCGGCATACCCGTTCATGCGATGCACCGCGACCTGTTCCGCAATCCGCTGCAGGCCGCGGAAATCTCGCGCTTTTCATCCATCTTGCTGGATCCGCCGCGTGCCGGCGCGCGCGAGCAGGTCGCACAGATCGCGGCAAGCGAAGTGAGCCGCGTCGCCTATGTCAGCTGCAATCCGTCGAGCTGGGCGCGCGATGCGAAGACGCTGGTGGACGCAGGCTTCAGGCTTGAGAAGCTGCGGCCCGTGGGCCAGTTTCGCTGGTCTACCCACGTCGAGCTGACCAGCCTCTTCACCCGCTAG